The Thermocrinis ruber genome has a window encoding:
- the ispG gene encoding flavodoxin-dependent (E)-4-hydroxy-3-methylbut-2-enyl-diphosphate synthase, whose amino-acid sequence MRRKTRQISVGWVKVGGDAPIVVQSMTSTKTHQVEETLSQINRLAKAGCEIIRVAVPHREDLEALPDIVKNSPIPVIADIHFAPSYAFGSMEAGVHGIRINPGNIGKEEIVRDIVQEAKRKGVAIRIGVNSGSLEKDLLEKYGYPKAEALFESAMRWSEKFEKWGFYNFKVSIKGSDVLENIRANELFAQHTDIPLHIGITEAGMGLKGIVKSAVGIGILLYKGIGDTIRVSLTDDPEVEVETAYAILQSLGLRRRGIEIIACPTCGRIEVDLPKVVKEVEEKLKGLEKPLKVAIMGCVVNAIGEAREADLGLACGRGFAWLFKEGKPIKRVSEEEMVQALLEEVLNYDGKGKV is encoded by the coding sequence ATGAGAAGAAAAACAAGGCAGATAAGCGTAGGATGGGTTAAGGTTGGAGGAGATGCCCCCATAGTGGTGCAGTCTATGACCTCCACCAAGACCCACCAAGTGGAAGAGACCCTTTCTCAGATAAACAGGCTAGCCAAGGCAGGCTGTGAGATAATAAGGGTTGCGGTTCCCCATCGGGAGGACCTGGAAGCCCTTCCGGATATAGTAAAGAACTCTCCCATACCAGTGATAGCGGACATACACTTTGCGCCCTCTTACGCCTTTGGCTCTATGGAGGCTGGTGTTCATGGAATTCGCATAAACCCGGGGAACATAGGAAAAGAAGAGATCGTCAGGGATATTGTCCAAGAGGCAAAGCGGAAGGGTGTTGCCATAAGGATAGGCGTCAATTCGGGCTCTTTGGAAAAGGACCTTTTGGAAAAGTATGGCTATCCGAAGGCGGAGGCACTCTTTGAAAGTGCCATGCGTTGGTCAGAAAAGTTTGAAAAGTGGGGCTTTTATAACTTTAAAGTCTCCATAAAGGGCTCCGATGTGTTGGAAAACATCAGGGCAAACGAGCTCTTTGCACAGCACACAGACATTCCCCTGCACATAGGCATTACCGAGGCGGGCATGGGACTAAAGGGTATAGTAAAGTCCGCAGTGGGCATAGGCATACTTCTTTACAAGGGCATAGGAGACACGATTAGGGTCTCTTTGACGGACGACCCGGAGGTGGAGGTGGAAACTGCTTACGCCATTCTACAGTCCTTGGGACTAAGGCGGAGAGGTATAGAGATCATAGCCTGTCCCACCTGCGGAAGGATTGAAGTGGACCTACCAAAGGTGGTAAAGGAAGTGGAGGAAAAGCTAAAGGGTCTTGAAAAGCCCTTAAAGGTTGCCATAATGGGCTGTGTGGTCAATGCCATAGGAGAGGCAAGGGAAGCAGATTTGGGTCTAGCCTGCGGAAGAGGCTTTGCTTGGCTCTTTAAGGAAGGAAAGCCCATAAAGAGAGTTAGCGAAGAGGAGATGGTTCAAGCCCTGCTGGAGGAGGTACTAAACTATGACGGAAAAGGGAAAGTATGA
- a CDS encoding phosphoglycerate kinase has product MPFKKKTLRGQNVSGKRVLVRVDFNVPMDEFGNIEDDTRIKASLPTIEYLLDAKAKVILMSHLGRPNGKRDPKLSLQPVAKRLSRYLNREVKMAPDCVGEEVKRMVENLKEGEVLLLENLRFHPGEEGKDPEFAKELASYGDIYVSDAFGTCHRKHASVYLVPQFLKPAVMGFLLEKEISYFERAMINPQRPVVAIIGGAKVSSKLGILKNLLRRVDKLFVGGAMAFTFIRAMGYPTGKSLVEEDLLETAKDIMDVAKKLEVKFYLPVDFVIGMEVSDKTPTKVVPWQEIPDGWMGLDIGPVSVSLLREILSDAQTVIWNGPMGVFELDRFKDGTYQTAKMLAESPALTIAGGGDTDHAIHRAGVYNAIDFVSTGGGAFLELLEGKTLPCIEVLDDEE; this is encoded by the coding sequence ATGCCCTTTAAGAAAAAAACTCTAAGGGGTCAAAACGTCTCTGGTAAGAGGGTTTTGGTTAGGGTGGATTTTAATGTGCCCATGGATGAGTTTGGAAACATTGAGGATGACACAAGGATAAAAGCTTCTTTGCCTACCATTGAGTATCTTTTGGACGCAAAGGCAAAGGTTATTCTGATGTCTCATCTTGGAAGACCTAATGGCAAAAGGGACCCTAAGCTCAGCTTACAGCCGGTAGCCAAGAGGCTCTCAAGGTATTTGAACCGGGAGGTTAAAATGGCACCGGACTGCGTGGGAGAAGAGGTCAAGAGGATGGTGGAGAACCTGAAGGAGGGAGAGGTTTTGCTTTTGGAGAACTTGAGGTTTCACCCCGGAGAAGAGGGTAAAGACCCAGAGTTTGCCAAGGAGCTGGCAAGCTACGGAGATATATACGTTAGCGATGCCTTTGGCACCTGCCACAGAAAGCATGCGTCTGTTTATTTGGTGCCACAGTTTCTCAAGCCTGCGGTTATGGGCTTTTTGCTGGAAAAGGAGATAAGCTACTTTGAAAGGGCAATGATCAACCCCCAAAGGCCGGTGGTTGCCATCATAGGGGGTGCCAAGGTCTCTTCTAAGTTAGGTATTCTGAAAAACCTTCTGAGAAGGGTGGATAAGCTCTTTGTGGGTGGAGCCATGGCTTTTACCTTTATAAGGGCTATGGGTTATCCTACGGGCAAATCTTTGGTGGAAGAGGATCTTTTGGAAACTGCCAAGGACATAATGGATGTGGCAAAGAAGCTTGAGGTCAAGTTTTACTTGCCTGTGGATTTTGTGATAGGAATGGAGGTGTCCGACAAAACTCCCACCAAGGTGGTTCCCTGGCAAGAGATTCCCGATGGCTGGATGGGGCTTGACATAGGTCCCGTTTCCGTCAGTCTACTAAGGGAGATCCTCTCAGACGCCCAGACGGTAATTTGGAACGGTCCTATGGGTGTTTTTGAGCTGGACCGGTTCAAGGACGGTACCTATCAAACCGCAAAAATGCTTGCAGAATCTCCCGCCTTAACCATTGCCGGTGGTGGAGATACAGACCACGCCATCCACAGGGCTGGAGTTTATAACGCCATAGACTTTGTTTCCACCGGTGGTGGTGCCTTTTTGGAGCTTTTGGAGGGTAAAACCCTGCCCTGCATTGAAGTTTTGGACGATGAGGAATAA